The Candidatus Zixiibacteriota bacterium genomic interval GTGCAAAGGAAAACTTTTTAAGCAGTTTTCGCAACTTAATTTCCGTCGTTTTCAGGTTCGTGTAATGGCGGAAACGACTCCTGGCGGAGACATCCAGCCGTGGCTGATGACTATCCAGTTCCCATGGATGGAAGTATATGATTGCCGGAAAACCGGCATTATTGAGCTTTTTGATACTCCATTCCGTGAACCAGTACGGAAACAGCCTCAGGTATCCTCCTCCGCCCACCCCGATGTTTTTACCGAGAATCCTGATCGTGGAAGGGGGAATCTCGAGTATTTTACGGCCGTCCTCGAGTTCGATCGTATGCCCGAAGCGCGGGAAATCCGGTGAACCGTAGATATCGTGATTGACCGGAAAAACAGAGGAGTCATAGTTGAAGCCGAGGTCGCACAGAATCTCCCAGACCCAGCGGTCAGCGGGACGAATCGAAAAGGAGGGAGCACGATAACCTCGAACCGGGATATCGATAACTTTCTGAATTGCTTCGAGCGATTTCTGGGTATCAACCCGAAATTCCTCCGGGGTCAGCTTATAGACCAGCCTGTGGGCGAAACTATGAGAGCCGATCTCATGACCTCGTTCATACAGGTGACTGACTATCTCCGGAAATGTTTCTGCCACCCAGCCGAGGATAAAGAAAGTCGCCTTGACATCGTACTCATCGAGGATCTCAAGAGTACGGACTATATTGGACAATATCCTGGTTTTCTGTTTTGGCCAGCTTTTTAACGGAAACTTGTCCCGAAAAGCCTCTACGCAGAACCAGTCTTCGACATCGATCGTAATCGCGTTTTGCATCGTTTATTTATGAGATGTATAATGATACCCGTAGTATTTGTAATTATAATAATAGGGCAGGGCCTGTTTGACATTATTTAGAATGACTCCCAATAGCCGTGAACCTGACTGTTCGATCAAATTGGCTGCCCGAGTCACAACTTCCTGCTGGGTTGCGCCTGCCTTGACCACCAAAGCGATGCCATCGACCTCCCCGCCCATAATCAAAGGATCAGAAACCGGTACAACGGGAGCGGAGTCGATTATGATCAGTTCATAATAAAACCGAGCCGACTCGATGAAAGTCGCAAGATGGGGAGAATCAAATAGTTCGGTCGGATTCTCCTGTCTTGGGCCGGAAGTCAACAGGTCGAGATTTTCTACACCAGTCTTTTTTACGCACTCTTCGATCTTGGCTTTCTCAAGAATAATATCGCTTAAGCCGACATCCTGTTCGACATCGAACAGCTGGTGCAATACCGGACGCCTCAGGTCAGCATCGATTAAAAGCGTCTTGCGGGGACGATGAGTCGCGGCAGTCAGTCCCAAAAAGGCCGAGATCGTGCTTTTGCCTTCACCGGT includes:
- a CDS encoding DUF3473 domain-containing protein, whose product is MQNAITIDVEDWFCVEAFRDKFPLKSWPKQKTRILSNIVRTLEILDEYDVKATFFILGWVAETFPEIVSHLYERGHEIGSHSFAHRLVYKLTPEEFRVDTQKSLEAIQKVIDIPVRGYRAPSFSIRPADRWVWEILCDLGFNYDSSVFPVNHDIYGSPDFPRFGHTIELEDGRKILEIPPSTIRILGKNIGVGGGGYLRLFPYWFTEWSIKKLNNAGFPAIIYFHPWELDSHQPRLDVSARSRFRHYTNLKTTEIKLRKLLKKFSFAPMRDVFKIGPKQTVSE
- a CDS encoding polysaccharide biosynthesis tyrosine autokinase; this translates as MGKKRHNILETYNSEAPFATEFRRLLYNITKSKLLPDNSKAFLVTSASTGEGKSTISAFLGLTAATHRPRKTLLIDADLRRPVLHQLFDVEQDVGLSDIILEKAKIEECVKKTGVENLDLLTSGPRQENPTELFDSPHLATFIESARFYYELIIIDSAPVVPVSDPLIMGGEVDGIALVVKAGATQQEVVTRAANLIEQSGSRLLGVILNNVKQALPYYYNYKYYGYHYTSHK